A single window of Granulicella sibirica DNA harbors:
- a CDS encoding ABC transporter permease, which produces MNRRPVLLPMYGCALRLVALGVPRGRRAEWVAEWVSELWYVWEAAQEQAAFVARHGEIAAFCRGAVEDARCLREHRPSVKASGSAVACCVALSLIALISIGLAHVLPGVTRAMRLPMYRGAAHIVTIAPAASSKVRPVATVALGAVRSLQQRPQHLFTDLAFYQPVSRPLHIAEGMSPVLSVGRASANFLDVLGVRVWFRQSSASDEPLLMLSESTWRRVFGASTSVVGATVKLGLQRVRLGGVVPDEAAPAGQRFDAWLLLPSGIADGLADSTPVYLIGSLEPRSDPALLNQSRWQMSVPVVDGAVDYDCTTLSSPPLATMQIFLFTVFLALLALPATTSLSLGDYPVRPTSLPWTTAVRRWLFLGAKIAMALPAIYFGSMDLTYAVAWSSPSAPEYVQLVVSFSATLFALRWTLRDQRQRCPVCLGKLTCPARVGQPSRNFLAWNGTELICVGGHGLLHVPELPTSWCGTQRWLHLDPSWSSLFFEAA; this is translated from the coding sequence ATGAACCGACGCCCTGTTCTGCTGCCGATGTACGGATGCGCGCTGCGCTTAGTTGCGCTTGGGGTTCCGCGTGGGCGGAGGGCGGAGTGGGTTGCGGAGTGGGTCTCCGAGCTCTGGTATGTGTGGGAGGCGGCTCAGGAGCAGGCGGCCTTCGTTGCACGGCATGGTGAGATTGCTGCGTTCTGCCGTGGGGCGGTTGAGGATGCGCGGTGTTTGCGGGAGCATCGTCCGTCGGTGAAGGCTTCGGGGTCGGCGGTGGCTTGTTGCGTTGCGCTTAGCTTGATCGCGCTGATTTCGATCGGGCTGGCGCATGTTCTGCCGGGAGTGACGCGGGCGATGCGTCTGCCGATGTATCGGGGGGCGGCGCATATCGTGACGATTGCGCCGGCTGCATCCTCGAAAGTGAGGCCGGTGGCTACGGTGGCGCTTGGTGCGGTGCGATCGCTTCAGCAGCGGCCGCAGCATCTGTTCACGGACCTGGCGTTTTATCAGCCGGTCAGCCGGCCTTTGCATATCGCGGAGGGGATGTCTCCGGTGCTGAGCGTGGGGCGGGCGAGTGCGAATTTTCTGGATGTGCTGGGCGTCCGGGTCTGGTTTCGGCAGAGTAGCGCCTCGGATGAGCCGCTGCTGATGTTGAGTGAGTCTACCTGGCGGAGGGTTTTCGGGGCGAGTACGAGCGTGGTTGGGGCTACGGTGAAGCTTGGCCTTCAACGGGTACGGCTGGGTGGGGTTGTGCCGGATGAGGCTGCTCCGGCGGGGCAGAGATTCGATGCGTGGCTCCTGTTGCCATCGGGGATTGCTGACGGGTTGGCGGACTCGACTCCGGTGTATTTGATCGGGAGTCTTGAGCCGCGGAGCGATCCGGCGTTGTTGAATCAGTCGAGGTGGCAGATGTCGGTGCCCGTGGTGGACGGGGCAGTCGATTACGACTGCACGACGCTGTCTTCGCCTCCACTGGCGACGATGCAGATCTTCCTGTTCACGGTTTTTCTGGCTTTGCTGGCACTGCCTGCTACGACCTCGCTTTCCCTGGGTGATTATCCAGTTCGTCCGACGAGCCTGCCGTGGACGACGGCGGTGCGGCGATGGCTGTTTCTGGGGGCGAAGATCGCGATGGCGCTTCCGGCGATCTACTTCGGGTCGATGGATCTGACGTATGCGGTGGCGTGGTCAAGTCCGTCAGCACCGGAATATGTACAGCTTGTGGTTTCTTTTTCGGCGACATTGTTCGCGCTGCGGTGGACGCTGCGGGATCAGAGGCAGAGGTGCCCGGTTTGCCTGGGCAAGCTGACCTGTCCGGCGCGGGTGGGACAGCCTTCGCGAAACTTCCTCGCGTGGAATGGCACGGAGCTGATCTGCGTGG
- a CDS encoding PadR family transcriptional regulator → MPSDIKLSHTAAMILQSIDTGSMYGFSIMERTGLPSGTVYPALRRLERDTLIRSEWERQAIAEKEQRPARKYYKVTKEGRSVIGPLLKRYPLLEKMTAADEVKLV, encoded by the coding sequence ATGCCGTCCGATATCAAGCTCTCGCATACCGCAGCCATGATTCTCCAGTCAATCGATACGGGAAGCATGTATGGATTCAGCATCATGGAGCGTACGGGGCTGCCGAGCGGGACGGTGTACCCGGCGCTGCGGCGGCTGGAGCGCGATACGCTGATCCGGTCGGAGTGGGAGCGGCAGGCGATCGCGGAGAAAGAGCAGAGGCCGGCGCGGAAGTACTACAAGGTGACGAAGGAGGGGCGGTCGGTGATCGGGCCGCTGCTGAAGCGGTATCCGCTGCTCGAGAAGATGACAGCGGCGGATGAGGTGAAGCTCGTATGA